One Synechocystis sp. LKSZ1 genomic window, AGGAGTACGGGGATAGATTGGGTTTGGGGATGGGCCTTGAGCTGTTGTAGGGTGCTGGGGCCATCCATGCCGGGCATCATGCGATCCAGCAGGATTAGATCAGGCTGTTGAGTCTTGGCCAAACTGAGGGCTTCGGGGCCAGAGCTAGCGAGGAGAACTTGCCAAGGGGTCTGCAGGGTCAGGGCCAATTGGATAATTGACCGGATATCTTCCTCATCATCAACGACTAAAATCCTTTGGGGGCTTGACACTCGCTCTAGATATTCCAGAATTTTTTGCTAGTTTAGCGCACTGGGGGAAGAAGGATATGGAAAGTACTGCCTTGGCCCAACTGACTCTCGACCCAGAGGCGTCCTTGGTGTTGTTCCACCAGGCGGCGACAGATGGCTAAACCCAAACCAGTACCCCCCTTTTGGTAGGCATCGGCGGTATTCACTTGCCGGAACGGCTCAAAAACCTGCTGGAGTTGTTCCGCGGGAATGCCCCGGCCTTGGTCCCGCACCCATAGGTGGATGCCTTGTCTATCCTGACTACCCCGTAACCATACTGTTTGGCCCGGTTCAGAAAATTTAATGGCATTGCTGAGGAGATTGGTGAGGGTCTGCACCAGACGGTCCGGATCGGCCCAGAGGGTCAGAGGAGGGGCCTGGTAATCGAGGGTAATGCCCTGGCGGTCGGCCCAGGACTGGAGGGTCTGCACTGACTCCCGAAACAGGTCTTCTAGAGAACACTCGACCTTGCTGAGAACCAGATGGCCGGCTTGAATCCGGTCTAGATCCAGAATGTCGTTCACCAAGCGGATCAGACGCTCACTGTTGCTAATGGCAATATCTAGAATATGCTGGCCCTGGGGGGTGAGGGTTCCCAATTGTCCGGTACGGAGCAGATCAAGAGAACCAACGAGGGCATTTAAGGGCGTCCGCAATTCATGGCTCACCAGGGAAATAAATTGCGTTTCTAGGCGTTTATATTCGGTAATGTCGTGGAAAATATGCAGTGTGCAGGGGTTGTCGTCTAGCTCCAGGGCCTCGATGGAGAGTAGCACGGTGCGTGTTTCTCCGGTTTTGGTTTGTAGCTCACAGGCCTGGTTGTAGAGAGCACCCTGCTGGTTTAACTGGGCTAGCCATTGCGGATAGGTTGCTTGGCCAGTGCCTAGGTGTAGGTCATCGAAGTTGCGCCCGAGAATGTCCTGCAGGTCATAGCCCGTTAATTGGCTAAAACTGGGATTGACTTCTAGAAACTGGCCCTCGGGACGGCGGAGAATGGCAAGGGGACTGGGACAGGCCCGGAAGGCCTTGGTAAATTTCTCCTGAGCCGCTAAACGTTCCGCCATTTCTTGCTGGAGTTGCTGATTTTGGGCCTGGAGTTGCTGTTGCAGACGACGGAGGGTAAGGTGGGTTTCGATGCGGGCCAGCACTTCTTCCGCCTGGAAGGGCTTGGTGATATAATCCACTCCGCCGATGCCAAAGGCCTTGACCTTATCGATCACTTCCCCGAGGGCACTAATAAAAATTACGGGAATGGCCTGGGTGTGTGCTTGGGCCTTGAGGCGTTGACAGACCTCGTAGCCATTCATCTCCGGCATACGAATATCCAAAAGAATCAGATCCGGCGGTGCGGCCTGGGCGCCGCGTAAACCAGCCGAGCCCTTGGTCACACTCCGCACCTTGTAGCCTCTTTCTTTAAGCAGTTGGGACAACAGGGCCAGATTTTCAGGGGTATCGTCTACGACCAAGATATCTCCCTTGGAAGCACTGGAAGGGGGTTGAGTCAGGGTCATACGGATTATCTTTTGAGATCAGTGGGATTCTCGATTTAGGGCCTCATCGGCCAACTTAATAATGGCATCAAAGTCGTAGTCATGAGTGAGACGGATCAGAGCCTCCGTTAAACGGGCCTGGACCGGGGGAATTTGGGCCAATAATGTTTCGATCCAGTCGCCATCCACTTCCACGGCCGCCTGTCGCAGGGCCTGTAGCCAATCCGGGGTCATGCTTTGTAGGGCCTGGGGACTAAGGGGCGCTAAGGTGATACGACGGGGGGGCAGACTCGGGTCAGCATAGAGGTATTTGAGGCCTAAATACTGAGCCATCTTATCGAAAATAATTGATTCCTGAAAGGGTTTGCGTACCATATCATCACAGCCCATGGCCAGGATTCCCGCCCGTTGTTCCTCAAAGGCCGTAGCCGTCAAAGCAATAATAATCGGCGTAGGGCCCTGGGAAGAGCGCTTGATGCGTTGGGTGGCCTCGTAGCCATCCATCACCGGCATGCGCATATCCATCCAGATCAGATGGGGTTGCCAGGCCTGCCAGACGGCAATGGCCTCTTCGCCATTGGCGGCCGTGCGAGTTTCTAGGCCGACACTGGCTAGCAGACGAGCCAACAGTT contains:
- a CDS encoding response regulator, producing MSSPQRILVVDDEEDIRSIIQLALTLQTPWQVLLASSGPEALSLAKTQQPDLILLDRMMPGMDGPSTLQQLKAHPQTQSIPVLLMTAAPLPPETLTALGAVGILPKPFRPLQLAQQLQAILGEAPTA
- a CDS encoding ATP-binding protein — its product is MTLTQPPSSASKGDILVVDDTPENLALLSQLLKERGYKVRSVTKGSAGLRGAQAAPPDLILLDIRMPEMNGYEVCQRLKAQAHTQAIPVIFISALGEVIDKVKAFGIGGVDYITKPFQAEEVLARIETHLTLRRLQQQLQAQNQQLQQEMAERLAAQEKFTKAFRACPSPLAILRRPEGQFLEVNPSFSQLTGYDLQDILGRNFDDLHLGTGQATYPQWLAQLNQQGALYNQACELQTKTGETRTVLLSIEALELDDNPCTLHIFHDITEYKRLETQFISLVSHELRTPLNALVGSLDLLRTGQLGTLTPQGQHILDIAISNSERLIRLVNDILDLDRIQAGHLVLSKVECSLEDLFRESVQTLQSWADRQGITLDYQAPPLTLWADPDRLVQTLTNLLSNAIKFSEPGQTVWLRGSQDRQGIHLWVRDQGRGIPAEQLQQVFEPFRQVNTADAYQKGGTGLGLAICRRLVEQHQGRLWVESQLGQGSTFHILLPPVR